Within Kineothrix sp. MB12-C1, the genomic segment AGTTCCGGTGCTATCAAAGGGATAGGAGAAGCACTTGCGGCTAGAATTATAAAGATGTTTGGGGAAGATAGCTTCCGTATTATTGAAGAGGAACCGGAACGCCTATCGGAAGTAAAAGGAATTAGCGAGAGGAAAGCGCGGGAAATAGCCCTCCAAATGGAAGAGAAAAAGGATATGAGAGAGATTATGGTATTTCTCCAGAAATATGGAATCTCCGGTACCCTTGCCATGAAAATATATAATACCTACGGAATGGGGATCTATGGAATATTAAAAGAAAATCCTTATAAGTTGGCGGAGGATATTGCCGGAGTAGGATTTAAAATTGCGGATGATATAGCCAATAAGGTAGGAATTCATATAGATTCCGACTATCGTATTCGAAGTGCTGTGTTGTATGTACTCCTACAGGCAACGATGGAGGGGCATGTGTATCTGCCGGAAGAAATACTTCTAAGAAGAGCAGCGGAGCTTCTTGGAGTAGAAAGCGCATTGATAGAGCCGCAGCTTCTTAATTTGGCGATAGATAGGAAGATTGTAATAAAGCTTCCTTCATCGGGTGAGGAGACGAACCTGAAAAAGGTATATGCCGCCACTTATTATTATGAGGAGCTGAATTGTGCCAAGATGCTTCATGAATTGAATATATCTATTCACAAAGAGGAAGGGCTCCTTCCGGCGGAAGAAGAAAGAATTCGAAGCCGTATTAAAAGCATCGAAAAAGAGCAAGGGATTGAACTCGATGAATTACAACGTAAGGCTGTAACAGAAAGCATTAAAAATGGTTTATTCATTCTTACCGGAGGCCCCGGAACCGGTAAAACTACGACCATTAATACAATTATTCGTTATTATGCGCAAGAGAATATGGATATTTTTCTTGCGGCACCTACGGGACGGGCGGCGAAGAGAATGACAGAGACAACAGGATATGAAGCGCGGACGATTCATCGTCTGTTGGAATTGAGCGGAGCGGTAGCAGAAGAAAATAAAAAGGCGAAGTTTGAAAAAAATGAAGAAAATCCGTTAGAAGCAGACGTTATTATTGTGGATGAAATGTCGATGGTCGATATTCATCTGTTTCAGTCGTTGTTAAAAGCAATAATGCCCGGGACAAGGCTCGTTATGGCAGGGGATATCAACCAGCTTCCCTCAGTAGGCCCGGGACAAATATTGAAGGATCTGATTGATAGTCAATGTTTCCCGGTCGTTATGCTACAGAAGATATTCAGGCAGGCGGAGGAAAGCGATATTGTTATCAATGCCCATGCCATCAATAAGGGTGAACAGATAGAATTGAATAATAAAAGTAAGGATTTTTTCTTTTTGGAGCGCAGCGATGTGAACGTAATCTATAAGCATATGGTACAGCTTATCTGTGAGAAGCTCCCTCCATATGTGAATGCCAATCCCTATGATATTCAGGTACTCACTCCTATGCGGAAAGGGAGTCTTGGGGTTGACGTTCTGAATGGAATTCTACAAGAATACTTGAATCCGCCCGATAGCTCCAAGGTGGAGCATCCCTCTGCAGAAGGTGTGTACCGGGTAGGGGATAAGGTAATGCAGATTAAAAATAATTACCAGATAGAATGGGAGGTAGTGAGCAAATACGGGATTCCTATTGACCGGGGAATGGGGGTATTCAATGGGGATATCGGAGTGATCAAGGAAATTAATGATTACGCACAGGAAATAATTGTAGAATTCGATGAGCATAGAAGAGTGCGCTATCCTTTCCACCAGATAGATGAGATTGAATTGGCTTATGCGGTGACTATCCATAAATCACAAGGAAGCGAATATCCCGCAGTTATCATGCCGCTGTTATCAGGACCGCGTATGCTGTTTAATCGTAATTTGCTGTATACAGGCGTGACCAGAGCGAAAAATTGTGTAACGATTCTGGGGAGTAGGCATACGGTGAATGAGATGATTGCAAATGAGAACCAGAATAGGAGATACACCAGCTTGTGTGAGAGAATCCGGGAATTGGATGCTATATAGCAGAACGTTTTCACACATCTTAATTTGTGTGCGTGCTAAAGCACGCAGATGGGAGCCATATATGATTGTTTACTTATGGAGGAAGCTTCTTGATTTGATTTTTCCAAGAAGGTGTCCGATTTGCGATGAAGTTGTCGGTGGGACGAGACAATTAATTTGTGAAGGATGCAAAGGTGTGGTTACGTATGTTACAGGGGCAGTTTGTATGAAGTGCGGCAAGAAGCTTGCAGCAGAGGAAGATGAGTATTGTTATGATTGTGCGAAGAGGCCGCATTATTATAAGAGTGGTACAGCTCCTTTTGAATATAAAAGTGTGTCATCGGCTATTTATCGGTTCAAGTATAAGGGAAGACAGGAGTATGCCGACTTTTTCGGCGAGGAGCTGGCGAAGCATTTGAAAGGATATCTTAGGGAGTGGAAGCCTGATGCTCTCGTTCCGGTCCCCATCCATGCATCGAGAAGGAACAAGAGAGGATATAATCAGGCGGAGGTATTAGCGAGAAGGCTAAGCGAGCATACCGGTATTCCCATGCGGACAGATATTATAAAAAGGGAGAAAAAAACGGCTCCGCAAAAGAATCTGAACGTTAAGGAACGGCAAAATAATTTGAAAAAAGCTTTTAAAATCCATAGAAATGATGTAGAATTAAATACGATTGTAATTATTGATGATATATATACAACGGGGAGTACCATTGATGCGGTTGCACTCAAGCTTCGCAAAGCGGGAGTTGCAAATATTTATTATGCTGCTTTATCTATTGGTAAAGGACTATGAAATTGGAGGAAGGATAAATGGATGTACGCAATTGCAGAAAATGTAACAGACTCTTTAATTATGTAATGGGCCCGGTTATTTGTCCGCAATGTAAGGAATTGCTAGAGGCTAAGTTTCAAGAGGTGAAAAAATATATATGGGAACATAAAGGCTGTGGTATTGCCGAGGTCGCAGAAGAGTGTGATGTAACGCCACAGCAAATAAGGCAATGGCTGAAGGAAGAACGGCTTGAGTTTTCTGCAGATTCTGCAACGGGGCTGGAGTGTGAAAATTGTGGTGTATTAATTCGCAGCGGACGCTTCTGTGATAAATGTAAGTCAGGTATGGTGAGTCATCTGCAGTCTGCCTATAAGAAAGAGCCGGTGCCGGAAGTTCCCAAAACAAAGGAAGTAAAAGATGCCAACGCTAAAATGAGGTATCTTGATCGTTAGGAGAGAGAACAATGCTGAATAGAGACAGAATTATTCTGATGACGAAGATGGCATCTTATGAGGAAACGGAAGGGAAGAAGAATTCTTCCGTTATGAACTATTTTCGTGGAGATTATGTCTGGTTTCAGGTGCTAAAGTCAGTAATATATGGAACAATAGCATTTGGAATTGTATTTGGAATGTATATTTTTTATGATTTTGAAGTATTTATGGTTGATATTTATAAAATGGATTTGTTTGAATTCGGTAAATCTATTTTAATAAGGTATTTGTTTGTAATAGGAATATATGCAATTATTTCCTATGCAATATATGCTTACCGCTACGCGAAGGCGAAGAAAAGAGTGAAGCTTTATATGAGTAATTTAAACAGGCTCAGCGGTATGTATGATAAAACATGAGGCAGGAGTTATAAGGCCTGAGAGGAAATTATTATGACATCATTACTTGTTGCAAAACAATATTTAAGAAAGATTTATGGAAAATATGAAGTATATTTAACACCATTATTTAAGTTTTTGATTTCATTTATTTGTTTTTTAGCGATTAACGCCCAATTGGGCTATATGGGCAGAATTGATAACATTGCGGTCGTATTGGTGTTGGCGCTTATGTGTTCTTTTATGCCCTCTAATTTTGTAATCGTGATTTCAGCGGCACTCGTGCTCGCACATTTATATTCACTTTCTTTTGAATGTGCGGCTGTAGCCTTAGTACTTTTTTTACTTATGTTTTTACTTTACTTTAGGTTTTCTCCCAAGGATATGCTGGTAGTAGTTTTTACCCCTATTTGTTTCTGGCTTCGAATACCTTATGTGATACCTATTACGATGGGACTTGTAGGAACGCCTGCATCGGTAATATCCGTCTCATGCGGAGTGGTAGTTTATTATCTGATCGCCTACATAAGAGAAAGCAGTGCGACTTTGGTTTCTATGGAAGTAGAAGACGTAATTGTAAAGTTCAGGTATTTAATTGATGGTATTTTAAATAATGAAGGAATGATTGTAACGTTGGCGGCTTTTTCGGTTACTATTATTATTGTATATCTGATTCGAAGACTTTCCATCGATCATTCATGGACAATTGCTATTGCAGCGGGTGCATTGGTGAATGTCATGGTTCTTTTAGTGGGTGATTTGATGTTCGATACGAATGTATCCATCGGTGGCGTAATTGTCGGGACTGTCTTTTCGGCGGCAATAGCGGTGGTAATCCAATTCTTCGAATTCAATGTAGATTACAGCAGGACGGAGAAGGTACAGTTTGAGGATGATGAATATTATTATTATGTGAAAGCGGTGCCTAAGGTAACAGTGGCAACACCGGAACGTAAAGTAAAACAAATCAATCCGCAGAAAAGGACGCGGCCGTCACAAGGCACACGGACGGTGGAGACAAGAAGCACACCGAGGAAGTAAAAAGGTGTTACTATTCACGGCTTCACCATGAACAGCAACAGAATGCGCGCAAAATGCAAATAAAATGCATTTGGTGCTTGTAGATATTATGAAAGACTGGAATGGTTAAGATGCGGCAAATTACAGAGATTTTAGACACATATTTCAGGCGGATGCCCAGTATTAGATGGACAGATGTTGTGGAGATAATCATTATCTCCTTCTTGTTGTACCATATTTTGGTGTGGATAAAGAATACAAAGGCATGGTCCTTGTTGAAGGGCGTTGTAGTAATCGCCATATTTTTGCTAATAGCAGCCGTATTCAGAATGAATACCATTCTGTGGATTGCACAAAATGTAGTAGGGATAGCAGCGACTGCAATTATCGTTATTCTACAGCCGGAGCTGAGGAGAGCTTTGGAAGAACTCGGACGTAAAAATATTATTTCTTCTCTTTTCCCTTTCGAATCCGGGAAGCCGGAGCTCGGACTTTTTTCAGACCGCACAATTCAAGAGATTGTAAAAGCATCTGTAGAGATGGGAAAGGTGAAGACCGGAGCACTTATTGTAGTGGAACAGACACAGTCTCTTGCCGAATATGAAAGAACGGGAATAGAGGTAGATGCCGTTGTTTCCAGCCAATTATTGATTAATATTTTTGAACATAATACACCGCTCCATGACGGTGCTGTTGTTGTACGTGGTAACCGTATTGTTTCGGCCACCTGTTACTTACCTCTATCCGATAATATGGAACTGAGTAAAGAATTAGGAACCAGACATAGGGCAGCGGTAGGTATCTCCGAGGCGACAGATTCCATGACCATTATTGTTTCAGAGGAAAGCGGGAATATTAGTGTAGCCTATGACGGAGCATTGTACCGCCATCTGGATGGAGACAGTCTGAAAGAAAAGTTATCGATGATTCAGAATAAGCCTTTGGAAGAAAAGAAGCGTAAGCTTTGGAAGGGAAGGGCAAAAAATGAAAAATAACCTAATGAGTAATTGGGGTCTTAAAATGGGCTCTATCCTTTTCGCAGCCATATTATGGCTTCTTGTTACGAATATCAACGATC encodes:
- the recD2 gene encoding SF1B family DNA helicase RecD2, translating into MESVKGYVEHIIYRNGENGYTVMNMMSGREEIICVGVFRTIDEGETLEVKGNYVDHPVYGKQLKVDDYHITAPDDVVSMERYLSSGAIKGIGEALAARIIKMFGEDSFRIIEEEPERLSEVKGISERKAREIALQMEEKKDMREIMVFLQKYGISGTLAMKIYNTYGMGIYGILKENPYKLAEDIAGVGFKIADDIANKVGIHIDSDYRIRSAVLYVLLQATMEGHVYLPEEILLRRAAELLGVESALIEPQLLNLAIDRKIVIKLPSSGEETNLKKVYAATYYYEELNCAKMLHELNISIHKEEGLLPAEEERIRSRIKSIEKEQGIELDELQRKAVTESIKNGLFILTGGPGTGKTTTINTIIRYYAQENMDIFLAAPTGRAAKRMTETTGYEARTIHRLLELSGAVAEENKKAKFEKNEENPLEADVIIVDEMSMVDIHLFQSLLKAIMPGTRLVMAGDINQLPSVGPGQILKDLIDSQCFPVVMLQKIFRQAEESDIVINAHAINKGEQIELNNKSKDFFFLERSDVNVIYKHMVQLICEKLPPYVNANPYDIQVLTPMRKGSLGVDVLNGILQEYLNPPDSSKVEHPSAEGVYRVGDKVMQIKNNYQIEWEVVSKYGIPIDRGMGVFNGDIGVIKEINDYAQEIIVEFDEHRRVRYPFHQIDEIELAYAVTIHKSQGSEYPAVIMPLLSGPRMLFNRNLLYTGVTRAKNCVTILGSRHTVNEMIANENQNRRYTSLCERIRELDAI
- a CDS encoding ComF family protein, which codes for MIVYLWRKLLDLIFPRRCPICDEVVGGTRQLICEGCKGVVTYVTGAVCMKCGKKLAAEEDEYCYDCAKRPHYYKSGTAPFEYKSVSSAIYRFKYKGRQEYADFFGEELAKHLKGYLREWKPDALVPVPIHASRRNKRGYNQAEVLARRLSEHTGIPMRTDIIKREKKTAPQKNLNVKERQNNLKKAFKIHRNDVELNTIVIIDDIYTTGSTIDAVALKLRKAGVANIYYAALSIGKGL
- a CDS encoding flagellar protein; protein product: MDVRNCRKCNRLFNYVMGPVICPQCKELLEAKFQEVKKYIWEHKGCGIAEVAEECDVTPQQIRQWLKEERLEFSADSATGLECENCGVLIRSGRFCDKCKSGMVSHLQSAYKKEPVPEVPKTKEVKDANAKMRYLDR
- the cdaA gene encoding diadenylate cyclase CdaA; amino-acid sequence: MPSIRWTDVVEIIIISFLLYHILVWIKNTKAWSLLKGVVVIAIFLLIAAVFRMNTILWIAQNVVGIAATAIIVILQPELRRALEELGRKNIISSLFPFESGKPELGLFSDRTIQEIVKASVEMGKVKTGALIVVEQTQSLAEYERTGIEVDAVVSSQLLINIFEHNTPLHDGAVVVRGNRIVSATCYLPLSDNMELSKELGTRHRAAVGISEATDSMTIIVSEESGNISVAYDGALYRHLDGDSLKEKLSMIQNKPLEEKKRKLWKGRAKNEK